The window AGAGCGCACAGGCCCTGCTTTTCTTTTAAATCTATTATTCCATAGTTATTTTGTACAATTCAATATTCTCATAAAGAGATTTCAGCATATTGATAAACACAGGCGCATCCATCGTGCATTGGGTGGAAAACATTTCCTCGTAGATTGCCAGATCTTTCCGATTGAGAACTGCATCAGCATCCAGATTAAAAACATCCATTTGCCAGTCCGGGAATCCCCTTCTTGCAACCTTGGTGTCAACAAGTCGGGTAATTTGGGTATGGCGGGGATCCTTTTCAAGCGTAGCCATAAGTTCCTCCAGATGACCCTGTTCTCCTTCCAGTGCCTGAAGAAAATTACGGTTATGATAGAAGAGCACGCCGGTGATGTCGAGACCGGGGTTGTTTTTGCTTGATGACTTATGGATTTTTATAAGATCTCTTCCTATCTCTTTATCTGCCCCGGTATAGTCGCTTATGTAGATTATGAGGTGCATATATTTTTACGGGGGTTATGCCATAAGCTTTTTGGCGATCTTTGCCACATGCTCTCCCTGGAAACGGGCACCGGCAAGTTCGTTTGCACTGGGCAGGCGGCTGCCATCATGACCGGCAATAACTGATGCGCCATAGGGAGAACCGCCAGTGATCTCATCCGTGGTCATTTGTCCCTGGAAGGAATAGGGCAGGCCGACAATAACCATGCCATGATGTAAGAGGCTGATATGAAAGCTGAGAATGGTTGACTCCTGGCCGCCATGCTGGGTGTTCGAGCTTGTAATGACGCTGCCTGGCTTGCCGATCAAGGCTCCCTGCATCCAGAGTTGTCCTGTTGAGTCAAGAAACTGACGCATTTGCCCGCACATATTGCCAAAGCGGGTGGGGGTGCCGAAGATAACCGCATCAGCCTGACCCAGCTCTTCGACTGTGCAGATGGGCACATCTTTTTGCTCATTCTGGGCGTGGTCAGCACTCATCTTTTCTAACACTTCTTGAGAGAGTGTTTCCGGTACCCTGCGTATCATCACTTCCGCAGAGTCCACAGATTCTGCCCCTTCAGCAGCAGCCTGAGCCAATTTGTAGACATGTCCGTACATTGAGTAATAAACAATTAACACTTTCATGGCAATTCCCCTTCTGCTTTAATTAAAGCTCATTATTTTTATGAGCCAGATAGTTAAGAGCATAGAGAAGAAAATTCAAGGTTGCAATGAGTTTTTTGTTTTACAATTTAGTAAGAAAATTAAGAGACTGTCTCTTTATGTTTTTTTCTTTGCAGCGCAGGGAGATTTGCAAAAATCACGTGATGAGTCTTCCTCCGCGAGAGAGGGCAGGAGGAAGCCCTTGACGCACTACTTTGTTGCCTTTACTATATTGCTTTTGGAAAATGAAAAAATGCTGCCAGATGAACAGATTCCCCTGGCAGGTATGCCCATCAAGAATCCAGGATCAAGGGAGCTGCTCCATGACTGCCGACCTCATCGCAAGGACGGTTGACTTTAAGGCTGGCGAGCGCAATGTCTTTTTTCATCTGCTCACAGCCTGTAACCTCTCCTGTCAGCATTGTTATATAAATCCTCCCCAGCACGGAACAGAAACTCTGCCTGTAGATACCGTGCTGAAATGGCTGCGTCTCTTTGCCCGGCCTGCACAGGAAAGTAATCTTATTTTGCTCGGCGGTGAGCCTACCCTCCATCCTGATCTGGCCCAGATTATCCGGGCTGCTAAGTCCATGCGCTATGCAGTCACTGTGGACTCCAATGGCTATCTTTTTCACGATCTTTTGGAACAGATTAGGCCTGAGGAGCTGGATTTTCTCAGCTTCAGTCTGGATGGACCGGACGCAGCTCTTAATGATCCTATCCGTGGGCAGGGTGTTTTTGCGGTCTGCACAGAAAACCTGCGTAAGGCTGTCCGGCTGGGTTTCCGTACCAGTCTTATTTACACGGTTTCAGCCCGCAATATTGATCATCTGCATCGTATGCCCGCCCTGTTGGCAGAGCTCGGGGTACGCCGTTTCTTTATTCAGGTGATCGGGCTGCGAGGCAAACCTGCTACTGCTTCGCCGGAAGAGGAACAATGGCAAGTGGATCCGGCCCATTGGCTGGATGTTGTACCCGAGGTGGCCCGGCAGGCCGCCCGTGCCGGTATTCATGTGACCTATCCCAAGGTTTTTCTCGGTGCGGAAGAGTCCTTTGCCTGCGCAGGTCAGGTGGCAGAAAACTATTTTATTTTTCCCAACGGCAGGGTCTATCGTTGTCCGCTTTGTGAGGATTATCCCATTCATAGCCTGTGTATTGAGGATGATCAGCTGCACAAGCATGAGGGCCTGAATGAAGATCGTTTTTTCTCCTTAGACATACCAGAAGGCTGCGTGATGAATAAACTTCTACAGCCTGATACCCTTGAGTATCTCCCTGATGGGCAGGTGAAACACCGTATCTCCTGCTGTATGCTGAAACAGGAGATCCTCCCGGTCGGACGCGGAGAGGGAGGAAGAATATGACAGGGAGAGCTATGGAAGATATAGAGCAGGTCTATGCCCAGGCACTTGCTGCTCATGAACAAGGTGATGTGGCAGCAGCTGTCGAGCTCTACGGAAAAATTCTTCTTCATTTTCCAGATGCGGATGTAGTGCTCTATAATCAGGGTTTGGCTCTCTTTGATTTGGAGCGTTATGCCGAGGCTGCACAAGTCCTTGCCCAGGCGGCAGAGCTGCGCAAGGATGATGCAGATACCTGGTATAATCTGGCCCTGGCCCTGAAGCAGGGGGAGCGCTATGCAGAGGCTGTGGATGCCTATAAACAGGCCCTTGCTTTGCAGCCGGATGACCGGGATGTGCTCTTTAATCTGGCGAATTGTTGCCGGGAGAGTGGCGATGCTGAGCAGGCAGCAGCTGTTTATACCCGCTTGCTGGAGCTGGAGCCGGAGCATGCCTCTGCCCTGAATAATTTCGCCTATCTCTGTCATCGGCAACAGGACTATAGTCAGGCCGAAGAGCTGTATCTGCGCCTTTTGGAGTTGGAACCTGATCATGCCGGTGCCCTGCATATGTTGGCCGCCTTGCGGGGCGATGCTGAAGAAGCGCCGGAGAAGGCCTATGTCCGGGATCTTTTTGATCAGTACAGCGACAGCTTTGAGCAGAGTCTGGTGGAAAAGTTGGAATACCGGGTGCCGGAGTTACTTGCCAAACTTGTGTCCCGAATCCTTTCCAAGGAGAAAGAAGGGGAGAAGAAGATATATCAGCATGGGCTGGACCTTGGTTGCGGGACCGGACTGGCGGGTGAGTTCTTCAAAAGCTCCTGCGCGCAACTCACCGGGGTGGACCTGTCCGAAAAGATGATTGCCCAGGCTACTGATAAGAATCTGTATCATAGACTGGTTGCCGATGATGTGGTGCATTTTCTCAAACAGGACGAGCAACACTATGATTTGCTCATGGCAGCGGATCTTTTGACCTACCTGGCTGATCTGGAACCGCTGCTCCGGGCAGCACATCAGCGGAGCGCAGCAGGTGCTCTCTTTGTCTTTTCCACCGAGCATGGGGAGGAGGCTCAGTGGCAGGTCTGTCCCACTGGTCGTTTTGCCCATCATCCTGACTATGTTGCCGAGGCGGCTCGGCGCAGCGGCTGGCAGGTTCTTCATTCCGAGGAAGCGAACCTGCGCCGGGAAGCAGATTTCTGGGTGCGGGGAGATCTGTTTGTGTTGAAGAAGCAGGATCTCTCCTGATGCCCTGCCGCCCTTTCTCCTTGCTCTTCTGTTTGTTTCTCGATGAAAAAAATCTCGCCTTCTCCTTGATGATCTGTTAAGGAGAAGGCATCCCATCTTTTTTTGGGACAGGAATGTCCCAGGTGCCTTTTGGGAAGATATGTTCCCTGTCCTTCCGGTGCAGTGAAGAGGCTGTGCTGGCTTTTCTTTGAGTACGAACTGTTTTTGCGGTGTGAAATCAGTGTGGTGCTTGCCAAATAGATTTCACAAAATGAATATAAGAGGCTGTGTCAGTCATCCTGACAATGCTTTACTGCTCGTCTCAAAAGAGGAAAAGTGGTGTTTGTAGTTTTCTTGCGGATTATTGCAGGAAGAAAGCGGTCGCTCGCAATTGTCCTGCCAAGGCTGGCAACTTAGTTGCGAGAGCCTGCAACTCTATTGCGAGAGCTTGCAATTCAACTGCGGAAGCTCGCAACAAGCTTGCGGGGCCTTGCAACCTTTTTGCGAATGGCCGCAATAAGATTGCGAGAGGCCGCAATAAAAAAAGATGTCCTTGCAATTACGTTGCGAGGGTTTGCAGGAAAGAATCCAGAACACGCAATGCAACATACGCCTGTGGCTTTCGAGCTGCGGCGTTTTCATACAACGAAACAGGAGGGCACCATCATGTTGACGAGAAGTGTACCGAAGTTGTTGCAGGAAGCAGGAGAAGTAAAAAAGGCCCTGGAAAAGATCGGGGCCGGGCTACCGGATGCCATTTCAGCGGCTGAGATGGAGACCAGGATCGCTGCTTTGGAAGCAAAGGTCAGTGCGCTTGATGCGGTCAATGCCGAACGGACGCGGCTGGTGAATGAAAAAGGAGATACCGCCGAGGATCTGAGTGATTATCTGGTTCGGGTTCGGGCTGCGGTCAAGGGGATCTTTGGGTCGGATTCGTCGGAGTATGATATGGTCGGCGGGACCCGGTCGAGTGAGCGGAAGAAGGCGAAGAGGAAGGATGGGGAGGGGGCGGAGTAGGCGATTGTTTCTGGAATGATGTGCTTGGAGAAAGATCGGGTGGGCACTGGATGCCTGTATTTGCAGGCTTCCAATGTTGCCGGGTAAAACTGAACAGGATACATTGCAAAGAGCAAAAGAATGGAAACATCAATTGTCTGGACAGAATACATGAAATACCGGCTCAGCCTGCGCGGCTATGATCCTGCCGTTATTGAAGAAATTTTGCGATATTCTTCTGAGCGATACGCAGATACTCAGACGGAAAGGATGATTGCGGTCGGGCAGCACGATAATCTTCTTGTTATGGTGCCGTATGAGATCAGGGGAAACGAGATTATTCCGGTGACTGTTCATGCAACGGATAAGAAACAGATTACAGCCAGACTCAGATCAGGGAGGTTTAGAAATGTCTGAAAACCGTATGAAATATTTTGCTCAGGAAGATATTCTGCATCTTGCTCTGTCCGATGAAGCGGAGGCGGGCAGTGTTGAGGTCAGTCCGAATATCACGGCGGAGCTGAATGCTGAAGGGGAGTTGATCGGCATTGAGATTATCGGGGCGAGCGCCTTTATCCGGGATTCGGTGCTGGACAGTGTGCAGGCGCGGCTGCTTCAGTTGGGCAAGACAGCGTTGTAATGCCGCCCGGCTCGGAGATAAGTCTTCGGGTTGCGATGCTGTCCGGGGGCGACAGGACGGGGTGTTTAAGGGGATGATTGAGGAGTATGTGGAGGGGCGTTACGGGGTTTGACCTCCTCCCGGAGGAACGATGCAAACAGCTCCCGCCGCTTCAGGTGGCCGGAACGTTCAGCCTTGAACATCGGGAGCTTGCGGCCTGTTGATCTTTTCCGCTTCGATGATCGCGGTTATTTCCGTTTGCAGCTCCGGCAGCGAGTCTTCGACAGTGCTCCAGAGGATAGCCGCTTCCGTGTCCCAGTAATGATGAATCAGCCGGTCCCGCATTCCTGCTATTGCCCGCCAGGGAACAGAGGGATGTGCTGCGGTAATGTGTTCGGGAATTTTCTTCACCGCTTCGCCGATGATTTCAAGTTCCCGTTCAACCGCACGGATTGTCTTTTCGTCACGCTGGAACTGCTCGAAATCCATTTGTGCGGTGAACCGTGCAATCGCGTTGATGGCCGCAAGGATATCGGCGAGAAAATGAGATGTTATACGGCTGCTCACAGGTAGACGACCTCATCAAGGATGTGCCGACGGAGTTGCGGCTTCAGCCCTTTGCTGGTGACAAGATCAACCTTCAGGCCGAGCAGGTCGCTCAGCATATTTTCGATTTCGATCAGCTCGATAAGGCTCGGGGCTTTGTCGTAGTCGATAAGGACATCCACATCGCTTTCGCTCCGCTGTTCACCCCGGATATAGGAGCCGAAGATACCGAGCCTGCTGATTCGGTATTTATTTTGCAGCAGGGATTTCTGCCCGGCAAGGCGCTGTTTGATAAAATCGAGGGAGTTTTTCATTTCTTATTGCACGAGGTATGAGTTTCTGTTAGCTAACAGTAGCGTAGGGCAAGGAAGATAGCAAACATTTTTCGTTGTGCAGTTGTATGATTTTTGCTCTGTTCCCGGAACCGGGGAAGATCCTGTTTCGCCGGTCTCTGCGGACGGGGAGCGGGTCGCGATGTTGTCGGAGTATGATATGATCGGCGGGACCCGGTCCAGTGAGCGGAAGAAGGGGAAGAAGGATAAGGAGGAGTGTGCGTCCCGGCCCGGAGAGGGATCTCCGGGCCGTTATTGGATGTCCATTGGTGGGCAAAAACATTTTTGAGTCCGGAGGAAGAAATGAAAAAAACATGTGCAGCACTGTTGCTGGCAGCGGCCTGTCTGCCCGGCTTCAGTAAAGAAGTTCGTGCTGATGAGCACACGTGGACGCTTGATGCGGATTTTGACGAGGGAATAATCGTCAACCTCAATCATGATCCCAATCACGATCAGCTTCAGCTCAATGATTTACCCAAACCTTTTCGCTATATCAATGTTCCTGCTTCCGCACGGGGAACGGTTGTTCGGGTTGTAACTGATAGTGATTCTGGTATTCCAGAAGGAACAATTGTAGGGGAGTACAGAACTGCACCGGATGGCCGAGGGCTGAATCCGTCTCGAACTACCGTTGATATTCGCGGTAATGTCTGGACAGGAAACCGAGTTGAAGCCGAAGATGATAAAGGGTCGGTTGTCAAAATAGGCCTTGTTGTCGGCGGAATCCGCTGCGACAAGAATGTAGACGGAACTATTACTGAAAATCCAACTGGAGATTATGTCTGGCTGCCCCCTGATAAAGTGACGTACAATACCTGTGTTGATCGGGATGGTGACGGACTGATTAGAACTTCCAACGGACTCGGTGATATTTTGGGCTGGCCAGATAATACTGACGGAGCCGGGGGAGCAGACGGCATCGTGCAGGATGCTGTTGATGAATGTATTCTTGTGTATCAGCGGTTACCCGATGCTCCTGGTGTTCGTCACGTTTCCGTGGACAGAGAAAACAACGTCTGGATAGGGGGGCATCCTGCCGATGAGGATGGTCACTATTATCCTACAATGTTTCATAAACTGAATGGTGATACCGGAGCCATCGTTGACTCTTTTGATGCTTCTGAGGATACCGGTTTTGGCTGTGGCGGTTATGGCGGTACCATCGTCAATAACAACTTTGATCAAATTCTTGGCAATGATGTCCTTTGGTCGGCCAGTGTCTATCAAGATAAGCTGCTGCGTTACGACCTTTCCACCGGTGAGGGGCGATGTATAGAGGTCGAAGGCTCATATGGCATTGGCATTGATAATGATGGCTTTATCTGGAACAGTATGCACTGGCCGAATACTATCACAAAAATCAATCCAGAGACCGGTAGCTATGAACCAGGCTTTCCTGTAGATATTGGAGGGGAAGCTGGTAGAGGGGTTGCTGTCACTGCTGACAACACTGTCTGGTCTGCAAACACTAATAGCGATACAGTGACTCGTTTTGATTCTGACGGCAATCTTTTGGCAACAATTGAAGTTGGGACAGCACCAACAGGATTGTCTGTCGATAAGGCTGGCAAAATATGGGTGACGAACCGAGATTCTGATAACATCATGCGCATTGACCCCGCCACAAATGCGGTTGACTTGACCGTCGATCTTGGCGCAGGTGCCGGGCCGTACAACTACAGCGACATGACCGGCAGCGTCCGTTTAAGCCATCCGCCTATCGGTTTCTGGGATGTTGTTTACAATGGAAAGTGCCCTTTTTGGGAAAAGATTTCCTGGAACGGACTTGAGGAGTCAGGGGAGAATGGCAAGATCATTGTTGAAGTGCGAGCCGCTGGCAACAAAGCCAGCTTGGCTTCAGAATCCTTTGTTAAGATTGATCCTGTATCCGAGGAAATAGACGAGAAGCATACCTTCTATCAAGCTGACCTTGCCGGCATGGTGGGACAGTCCATAGAAGTCCGCACCACCCTGACCACCGAAGCACCGGTCGATGAACGTGAATTGCCTATTCTCTATGATCTGACTCTGGAGCATAGCGAGCTGACCATGACGATGGACGACATCCCGGATCAGGAATATAACTTCGGCTTTGCCCCGATTGATCTGGATGACTACCTTATCTTCAATCCATCAGGTGACTGGTACGATCATGTAACCTGGGATCATTCAGAGCTTCCCGAAGGCTGGAGTGTAACTATTGATGAAAATCATATGGCTACTGTTACCTGCCCGGAAGATGAAACCGAAGATGTTACCATCACCTTTTCTGCTGAACTGACATTGGGTGACGAAAGCTGCACTGTTCTTGTAGATGATGTCACTTTCGTCGCCAATCATCCGCCAGTGTTGTGTGATACTGATGCGTTCCAGTGTTTACGTCAAAACAGTAAGAAATGGATGGAGGTTCCGTTGACCGGCTTTGTCTGTGACCCTGACGGAGATCCGGTAACTGTTCAGATTACTTCCATTACCAGCGATGAACCGACTAAGAAAAACAATGGCGATCCGGCACCGGATGCGAAAGAAGAGAGTATAGGGACAGACACGGCTATACTGCGAGCACAGCGTGACGGAGGTTCTGACGGAAGGGTGTATGTTGTCAACTTTACTGCCAGCGATGGAAGAGGCGGCGAGGCGGAACTGAGTCTGCCTGTTCGGGTTCCGCACGATCAGCACGGCGACTGTGTAGCCGAGGACAGCGGTCAGAAGTATGATGCTACAGAGATATCTTCGGGAGAAGGAAAGAAAAAGAAGAAATAGACTCTTCCTGTCCTGAGTTCCAATGCCCTGAGTCCGCCTTGGACTCAGGGCTTCCCGTTTAACGTCAACATACTTTTGAAACACCTATGCGTTTTATGAAACCCTGCGAGGATATCATCCTGTACCTGCACCATTATCAGGATGGAACACCGCATCTTCACGCAACATATCAGGGGCAGGAGGCGATCATCACCCTGCCTGACTGCAATCTCCGCCAGGGAGAACTGCCGGAAAATAAACTGCATCAGCTGCGGACATGGATCGAGACGCACCAGCATGAATTCATGGCGGGCCGGGAAGCGAACGGGTTTAGCTCGTCTTCAGAATAAAATGAAAAGCGGCAACGCGCTTTCGCATGAAGAAGTGTGGGGGGTGAGCTCGGCATATGTTGCTTAACGGAAAGAATAAATCCAGCCGCATGCAGCGCGAAGCCGAGACTGTTGCGGTGATGATTCGCCAATACATATCTGCTGTTGACAACAGTTGTTATCAACCCGTATCATGAAATTGAATGAAAAATTTGCGGAGGGAAGGATATGGCTGGATCAGAAAGATCAGGAAAAGGTGTCATACTTTATTCGACTGTTGTTG is drawn from Candidatus Electrothrix aestuarii and contains these coding sequences:
- a CDS encoding BLUF domain-containing protein, producing MHLIIYISDYTGADKEIGRDLIKIHKSSSKNNPGLDITGVLFYHNRNFLQALEGEQGHLEELMATLEKDPRHTQITRLVDTKVARRGFPDWQMDVFNLDADAVLNRKDLAIYEEMFSTQCTMDAPVFINMLKSLYENIELYKITME
- the wrbA gene encoding NAD(P)H:quinone oxidoreductase, which gives rise to MKVLIVYYSMYGHVYKLAQAAAEGAESVDSAEVMIRRVPETLSQEVLEKMSADHAQNEQKDVPICTVEELGQADAVIFGTPTRFGNMCGQMRQFLDSTGQLWMQGALIGKPGSVITSSNTQHGGQESTILSFHISLLHHGMVIVGLPYSFQGQMTTDEITGGSPYGASVIAGHDGSRLPSANELAGARFQGEHVAKIAKKLMA
- a CDS encoding radical SAM protein, yielding MTADLIARTVDFKAGERNVFFHLLTACNLSCQHCYINPPQHGTETLPVDTVLKWLRLFARPAQESNLILLGGEPTLHPDLAQIIRAAKSMRYAVTVDSNGYLFHDLLEQIRPEELDFLSFSLDGPDAALNDPIRGQGVFAVCTENLRKAVRLGFRTSLIYTVSARNIDHLHRMPALLAELGVRRFFIQVIGLRGKPATASPEEEQWQVDPAHWLDVVPEVARQAARAGIHVTYPKVFLGAEESFACAGQVAENYFIFPNGRVYRCPLCEDYPIHSLCIEDDQLHKHEGLNEDRFFSLDIPEGCVMNKLLQPDTLEYLPDGQVKHRISCCMLKQEILPVGRGEGGRI
- a CDS encoding tetratricopeptide repeat protein, yielding MTGRAMEDIEQVYAQALAAHEQGDVAAAVELYGKILLHFPDADVVLYNQGLALFDLERYAEAAQVLAQAAELRKDDADTWYNLALALKQGERYAEAVDAYKQALALQPDDRDVLFNLANCCRESGDAEQAAAVYTRLLELEPEHASALNNFAYLCHRQQDYSQAEELYLRLLELEPDHAGALHMLAALRGDAEEAPEKAYVRDLFDQYSDSFEQSLVEKLEYRVPELLAKLVSRILSKEKEGEKKIYQHGLDLGCGTGLAGEFFKSSCAQLTGVDLSEKMIAQATDKNLYHRLVADDVVHFLKQDEQHYDLLMAADLLTYLADLEPLLRAAHQRSAAGALFVFSTEHGEEAQWQVCPTGRFAHHPDYVAEAARRSGWQVLHSEEANLRREADFWVRGDLFVLKKQDLS
- a CDS encoding DUF2283 domain-containing protein — its product is MSENRMKYFAQEDILHLALSDEAEAGSVEVSPNITAELNAEGELIGIEIIGASAFIRDSVLDSVQARLLQLGKTAL
- a CDS encoding DUF86 domain-containing protein, translated to MSSRITSHFLADILAAINAIARFTAQMDFEQFQRDEKTIRAVERELEIIGEAVKKIPEHITAAHPSVPWRAIAGMRDRLIHHYWDTEAAILWSTVEDSLPELQTEITAIIEAEKINRPQAPDVQG
- a CDS encoding nucleotidyltransferase family protein; translated protein: MKNSLDFIKQRLAGQKSLLQNKYRISRLGIFGSYIRGEQRSESDVDVLIDYDKAPSLIELIEIENMLSDLLGLKVDLVTSKGLKPQLRRHILDEVVYL
- a CDS encoding DUF4160 domain-containing protein codes for the protein MRFMKPCEDIILYLHHYQDGTPHLHATYQGQEAIITLPDCNLRQGELPENKLHQLRTWIETHQHEFMAGREANGFSSSSE